One stretch of Malus domestica chromosome 14, GDT2T_hap1 DNA includes these proteins:
- the LOC103415246 gene encoding uncharacterized protein, producing the protein MAANRWLRPEVYPLFAATGVAVGICGLSLFRHITINPEVRVSKEGRAAGVLDNHAEGEKYKENFLRKFVRNRAPEIMPGINGFFTDPKNN; encoded by the exons ATGGCTGCAAATCGCTGGCTGAGGCCCGAG GTTTATCCACTGTTCGCGGCCACAGGGGTCGCCGTAGGGATCTGCGGGTTGAGTCTGTTCCGCCATATCACCATCAACCCTGAAGTCAG AGTGAGCAAGGAGGGCAGAGCTGCTGGAGTATTGGATAATCACGCCGAAGGAGAAAAGTACAAAGAGAATTTCTTGAGGAAATTTGTCCGCAACAGGGCACCGGAGATTATGCCAGGCATCAACGGTTTCTTCACGGACCCGAAAAATAATTGA
- the LOC103431170 gene encoding uncharacterized protein isoform X1 — MEEAKAAAYYDELTRRGEGAARFKQGLGFSSANSDSENASERGSALPYSTSSSFLSKFVKASSPKKESELQKQAQIESIQNKLKRKKANAAEERENRQPARVSERENRHSRKRSRSRERHSIRRSRSRERYRERDRGRERRRMRSESDSDGGRRRRSRSRSRSPSPRDRRKERRRSRSSSPRERGSERSKGKAGKERNGGSADHSKLIEGYDKMSAAERVKAKMKLQLAETAEKDTTKGMGSGWERFEFNKDAPLDDEDVEVAEDDAALVKHIGQSFRFSAVETKREEQLRSAHDEAMFGASDDRPTIVMDSEIEAENNINDSIESEPTTTSLLSEKVLSKKQGSWRDRIRDKGN; from the exons ATGGAGGAGGCAAAAGCGGCGGCGTACTATGACGAGCTGACTCGGCGGGGCGAAGGAGCCGCCAGATTCAAACAAGGCCTCGGCTTCTCTTCGGCAAACTCGGATTCCGAAAATGCCTCTGAGCGCGGCTCAGCGCTGCCGTATTCCACCTCGTCTTCCTTCCTCAGTAAGTTTGTTAAGGCGTCCAGCCCGAAGAAGGAGTCGGAGCTTCAGAAGCAAGCACAGATTGAATCCATACAGAACAAGCTCAAGAGGAAGAAGGCCAACGCGGCGGAGGAAAGAGAGAATAGGCAACCGGCTAGGGTTTCGGAGAGAGAGAATAGGCATTCGAGGAAGCGGAGCAGGAGCAGAGAGAGGCATTCGATTCGGAGAAGTAGGAGCAGAGAGAGGTATAGAGAAAGAGATAGGGgtagagagaggaggaggatgaggtcTGAGAGCGATTCCGATGGAGGTAGACGACGGAGATCGAGAAGCCGGAGTCGGAGTCCGTCGCCTCGGGATCGGAGAAAGGAGCGGAGGAGGAGTCGGAGCTCGTCACCGAGGGAGAGGGGTTCGGAGAGAAGCAAAGGTAAAGCGGGGAAGGAGAGGAATGGAGGCAGTGCTGATCATTCCAAGTTGATTGAAGGCTATGATAAGATG TCAGCGGCCGAGAGAGTGAAGGCGAAGATGAAGCTTCAACTTGCTGAAACTG CTGAGAAGGATACGACGAAAGGGATGGGCTCGGGTTGGGAAAGATTCGAGTTCAACAAAGATGCACCACTTGATGATGAAGACGTTGAAG TTGCTGAAGATGATGCAGCATTAGTTAAGCACATTGGCCAAAGCTTCCGGTTTTCTGCAGTTGAG ACAAAAAGGGAGGAGCAGCTCAGATCTGCTCATGATGAGGCTATGTTTGGTGCATCAGATGATCGACCGACCATTGTGATGGATAGTGAGATTGAGGCAGAGAACAACATAAACGACAGCATAGAAAGTGAGCCTACAACTACAAGCCTCCTGAGTGAGAAG GTACTTTCAAAGAAACAAGGTTCATGGCGTGATCGTATACGTGACAAAGGGAATTGA
- the LOC103431170 gene encoding uncharacterized protein isoform X2 — MEEAKAAAYYDELTRRGEGAARFKQGLGFSSANSDSENASERGSALPYSTSSSFLSKFVKASSPKKESELQKQAQIESIQNKLKRKKANAAEERENRQPARVSERENRHSRKRSRSRERHSIRRSRSRERYRERDRGRERRRMRSESDSDGGRRRRSRSRSRSPSPRDRRKERRRSRSSSPRERGSERSKGKAGKERNGGSADHSKLIEGYDKMSAAERVKAKMKLQLAETAEKDTTKGMGSGWERFEFNKDAPLDDEDVEVAEDDAALVKHIGQSFRFSATKREEQLRSAHDEAMFGASDDRPTIVMDSEIEAENNINDSIESEPTTTSLLSEKVLSKKQGSWRDRIRDKGN; from the exons ATGGAGGAGGCAAAAGCGGCGGCGTACTATGACGAGCTGACTCGGCGGGGCGAAGGAGCCGCCAGATTCAAACAAGGCCTCGGCTTCTCTTCGGCAAACTCGGATTCCGAAAATGCCTCTGAGCGCGGCTCAGCGCTGCCGTATTCCACCTCGTCTTCCTTCCTCAGTAAGTTTGTTAAGGCGTCCAGCCCGAAGAAGGAGTCGGAGCTTCAGAAGCAAGCACAGATTGAATCCATACAGAACAAGCTCAAGAGGAAGAAGGCCAACGCGGCGGAGGAAAGAGAGAATAGGCAACCGGCTAGGGTTTCGGAGAGAGAGAATAGGCATTCGAGGAAGCGGAGCAGGAGCAGAGAGAGGCATTCGATTCGGAGAAGTAGGAGCAGAGAGAGGTATAGAGAAAGAGATAGGGgtagagagaggaggaggatgaggtcTGAGAGCGATTCCGATGGAGGTAGACGACGGAGATCGAGAAGCCGGAGTCGGAGTCCGTCGCCTCGGGATCGGAGAAAGGAGCGGAGGAGGAGTCGGAGCTCGTCACCGAGGGAGAGGGGTTCGGAGAGAAGCAAAGGTAAAGCGGGGAAGGAGAGGAATGGAGGCAGTGCTGATCATTCCAAGTTGATTGAAGGCTATGATAAGATG TCAGCGGCCGAGAGAGTGAAGGCGAAGATGAAGCTTCAACTTGCTGAAACTG CTGAGAAGGATACGACGAAAGGGATGGGCTCGGGTTGGGAAAGATTCGAGTTCAACAAAGATGCACCACTTGATGATGAAGACGTTGAAG TTGCTGAAGATGATGCAGCATTAGTTAAGCACATTGGCCAAAGCTTCCGGTTTTCTGCA ACAAAAAGGGAGGAGCAGCTCAGATCTGCTCATGATGAGGCTATGTTTGGTGCATCAGATGATCGACCGACCATTGTGATGGATAGTGAGATTGAGGCAGAGAACAACATAAACGACAGCATAGAAAGTGAGCCTACAACTACAAGCCTCCTGAGTGAGAAG GTACTTTCAAAGAAACAAGGTTCATGGCGTGATCGTATACGTGACAAAGGGAATTGA
- the LOC114821044 gene encoding two-component response regulator ARR5 codes for MATAGEILRRNLTESFDLSGDSQMGSGELHVLAVDDSHVDRKVIERLLKISSCKVTAVDSGTRALEYLGLDGEKSSVGFDNMKVNLIITDYSMPGMTGYELLKKIKESSAFREVPVVIMSSENILTRIDRCLEEGAEEYIVKPVKLSDVNRLKNFMMGGGERKETEEKKIHKRAFSVDYNASSSPSSLPQLSQPFACNLASSQLPTSSPSSSLPKRPRLHTMD; via the exons ATGGCGACGGCAGGCGAGATTCTCAGGCGGAATCTGACCGAAAGTTTTGATCTTTCCGGTGATTCGCAGATGGGTTCCGGCGAGCTGCATGTTCTTGCTGTGGATGACAGCCACGTGGACCGGAAGGTCATTGAACGCCTGCTAAAGATATCATCCTGCAAAG TGACGGCTGTTGACAGCGGGACGAGAGCTCTGGAGTATCTGGGCTTGGATGGAGAGAAGAGCTCGGTTGGATTTGAT AACATGAAGGTGAATTTGATCATAACGGACTACTCAATGCCAGGGATGACAGGATATGAACTGCTAAAGAAAATCAAG GAATCATCGGCTTTTCGAGAAGTTCCGGTGGTGATCATGTCATCAGAAAACATCCTTACTCGTATTGATAG atGTTTAGAGGAAGGAGCTGAGGAATATATAGTGAAGCCGGTGAAGCTTTCCGACGTGAACCGCTTAAAAAACTTCATGATGggaggaggagaaagaaaagaaaccgAAGAGAAAAAGATTCACAAAAGAGCATTTTCAGTTGACTACAATGCATCATCATCTCCCTCCTCTTTACCACAACTTTCGCAACCGTTCGCTTGCAATCTAGCATCGTCTCAGCTACCAACTTCGTCACCATCATCGTCGTTGCCAAAGAGACCGAGATTGCACACGATGGATTGA
- the LOC103438149 gene encoding formin-like protein 4 produces the protein MPQSKGTILAETIAATAVATLVIAGILFFVYGLLAARRNTKGKENGSFRREDVAMNREEFRQCGGNVKGLIVDENGVDVIYLKKLEAGQAHTNFPKIMFNPSFEDDDDEEQEKKVDSKPSDLINHDQLVKKPFSLHPPRPLLRKISPKVLEKHALESLPPPTPQPANGKSAPPLPPPPRPPPPPPPSPPVMVKKNPLPPPPPPKAGGLGLSLKPPPAPKGRASYKSRAETSTGEEGLKATGGGQTKLKPLHWDKVMAAADHSMVWDQINDGSFRFDDELMENLFGYSKIKNQSSERNNHMPSASSKPNSAPTSQVFILDPRKSQNTAIVLRSLAISQKEIVTALLDGQGLGADTLEKLTKISPTKEEGAKILQFNGNPSTLAIGESFLYHILKAVPTAFTRFNAMLFRANYDLEVLHLKESLQTLELGCKELRTRGLFLRLLEAILKAGNRMNAGTARGNAQGFNLSALLKLSDIKSTDGKTTLLHFVVEQVAQSEGRGFVINQNRSFGRNTSQRSETSTLNSDNLTAEERRKEYLIQGLSKLEGLSTELSNVKKAATIEYDSFIHMCSALSNRVSEIKKLLAESGNAERGGFAREMKGFLEECEAELTVVREEQTRVMELVRKTTEYYQAGASRDKGAAPFQLFVIVKDFLDMVTLVCAEISSKLQKKSSTKAVGSSSPPLSPSSITSKRLMNFHSHFVSDVSWTSSSESEDEF, from the exons ATGCCACAGTCCAAAGGAACAATACTTGCCGAGACTATTGCAGCAACAGCTGTAGCCACTCTAGTTATTGCCGGAATCTTGTTCTTCGTCTACGGACTCCTCGCTGCTCGCCGCAACACAAAAGGCAAGGAAAATGGGAGTTTTCGCCGCGAAGATGTTGCGATGAATCGTGAGGAGTTTAGGCAATGTGGTGGGAATGTGAAGGGGTTAATTGTTGATGAGAATGGTGTGGATGTTATATACTTGAAGAAATTAGAAGCTGGACAGGCTCATACAAATTTTCCAAAGATTATGTTTAACCCTAgttttgaagatgatgatgatgaagaacaagaaaaaaaggTGGATTCTAAGCCGTCTGACTTAATCAATCATGATCAATTGGTAAAAAAACCATTTTCTCTACATCCTCCAAGACCTCTACTTAGAAAAATTTCACCAAAAGTGTTGGAAAAGCATGCTCTAGAATCACTGCCTCCACCAACACCCCAACCGGCAAACGGTAAATCTGCACCGCCGCTACCGCCTCCGCCtcgacctcctcctcctccaccgccATCGCCACCTGTTATGGTAAAAAAGAATCCTCTACCGCCTCCGCCGCCTCCTAAGGCAGGTGGTTTGGGTTTGTCACTAAAACCGCCGCCTGCACCTAAGGGCAGAGCAAGCTACAAGAGCAGGGCAGAGACCTCAACAGGGGAGGAGGGTTTAAAAGCAACCGGTGGCGGGCAAACGAAGCTGAAGCCGCTGCACTGGGATAAGGTTATGGCTGCCGCTGATCATTCAATGGTTTGGGATCAAATCAATGATGGATCATTCAG ATTTGATGATGAGCTTATGGAAAATCTCTTTGGttattccaaaattaaaaaccaatccTCTGAGAGAAACAACCACATGCCTTCAGCTTCAAGCAAACCTAACTCTGCCCCAACATCTCAAGTTTTCATCTTAGATCCTCGAAAGTCTCAGAACACCGCAATCGTGCTAAGATCTCTCGCAATCTCTCAAAAAGAAATCGTTACTGCCTTGCTTGATGGACAAGGACTTGGTGCTGATACACTAGAAAAGCTCACCAAAATTTCTCCAACCAAAGAGGAAGGAGCAAAAATCCTCCAATTCAATGGAAACCCTAGTACACTAGCAATTGGTGAATCTTTCCTCTACCACATTTTGAAGGCTGTTCCTACGGCATTCACGCGTTTCAATGCGATGCTCTTCAGAGCAAACTACGATCTTGAAGTCCTTCACCTCAAGGAATCCTTGCAAACACTTGAACTTGGGTGCAAGGAGCTAAGAACTCGCGGGCTCTTCCTAAGGCTTCTCGAGGCAATTCTCAAAGCCGGCAATAGAATGAATGCTGGAACTGCAAGAGGCAATGCACAAGGCTTCAACCTAAGTGCTCTTCTAAAGCTATCCGATATCAAAAGTACTGATGGAAAGACTACTCTACTTCACTTTGTGGTTGAACAAGTAGCTCAATCCGAGGGGAGAGGTTTCGTGATAAATCAAAACCGCAGCTTTGGAAGAAACACTAGTCAAAGAAGCGAAACTAGTACACTGAATTCGGATAATCTAACCGCTGAAGAGCGAAGAAAAGAGTACTTAATCCAAGGGTTGTCAAAGCTAGAAGGATTGAGCACTGAACTATCCAATGTGAAGAAAGCAGCAACCATAGAGTATGACAGCTTCATCCACATGTGCTCTGCTCTAAGCAACCGTGTCAGCGAAATCAAGAAGCTTTTGGCTGAGAGTGGCAATGCTGAGAGAGGAGGGTTTGCAAGAGAAATGAAGGGGTTTTTGGAGGAATGTGAGGCGGAGCTCACGGTGGTGAGAGAAGAGCAAACTAGGGTTATGGAGCTTGTGAGGAAAACAACCGAGTACTACCAAGCAGGAGCTTCGAGAGACAAAGGAGCTGCACCATTTCAGCTGTTTGTTATTGTGAAAGATTTTCTAGACATGGTTACTCTTGTTTGTGCAGAAATTTCAAGTAAACTACAGAAGAAGAGTTCTACGAAAGCGGTAGGATCATCGTCACCGCCACTGTCACCTTCAAGCATAACATCAAAGAGGTTGATGAACTTTCACTCACATTTTGTTTCAGATGTGTCATGGACATCTTCCAGTGAATCAGAAGATGAATTCTGA